AGTACAGCAACTCTTGGCAAGCCTGAGAGCCATGTGACCTCAATTCTTCTTGAATCATTATACTGTAGCTACACATTTTCTTTACAATAAGAAATGGTATTTTGCACaattttattacttttgttcactaaactgaaaattattttatgaGGATTTCCATTAGAAGCAACACTAGGAGGAATGCCAGgagcaacatttaaaaacatgcttaCTTTGTTCAATAGACAAAAGGTCATCAGAGGACATGCCAGGTGCCATGATGTTCGGATGCACCACTACCACGTTGAAAGGGAGTCCTCCAGGTAATCCGCTGCTCTGGTCGCAGCTGCCCTCTGAGTCCTCATCCTCCCGGGGGAAGCCATTCTCTGAGGCTCCCCCCCCAAAGGGTCCCTCCGGAGACTCCACTTTGATGTGCATGGGAGGTGATTGCTCGTACAGCAGCCCCCCCTCCTCGTAGTACTCAGTCATGGATCAGACCTGATTTACAGCAGAACTGACTGGCAGGCCAATTCTGATACTGACAGCTTCTGCTCCATTAACAAAAGTTCAAAGCAGAGTTGAACTGACTGCTGATCAAAACACAACTCTTCTGTGTACACATATTTATGAACCCTCTTTGGGTGCAGCTGCCACACAAAGGTGGCACACAAAGGTGGGGGGATTTTcttagaaaatacaaaattaaagtaGTCTTAAAACTGTTTTATAGCACAATTATGGAAAACTGGTCAAAGCattgatggagagagagagagagagagataaaatgATAGTGTCTGACTGACTGCTAGCTCCACTCTCTAAAATCTATCATTTCCATGATTGCTGATATATGTTAATGGAGAGCtaagtgcactgtgtaaaacACCAGAAGGAGGTTGCGGGCTGTATCTGAGCGTCCAACTGTTTGACACTGATATGAAACATCAGGACAGAGGATCGCCCCCAGACCTGAAAACATCAAAACGCTGCTCACAACTATATCCAAAACAAGAACAGCTACGTTTGCGTTCCCCTGTAATCTCTACTGCTGTGCTATGTCGCATCGATGCGCATTTTTTCTGCACCACATCCGCAATGGTTGCGCATTCCGCATACATTAGGTGCTGGTATTGGGATAGAGCTAGTTGTTAAGCTAGCGGTCTACCACAGCTTTCAGGTGATGCGGCAGCTCTGTGTGAGCCGCCGACAACAAACGAGCCGACGTGATTTGAAAGCCGACGCTGTTGTGTTTCTTACCTCATGATAACGGCACATGGGAAGCAAACGCAAACCAAAACACAATCGGTGCAGCTGTTAGCTCAGCAGCCGACAAACAGACCGAAGACAGTCGCTTGCTGTTGACGTCATCGAAGGTGCACGCTCAGGACCAATCAGGTGACGATCTATCAATTCATCTGTTTAATGACAATGGGCAACAAGTGCTGAACGCTGTGCTGTCACACGTCATTTAGATGttttgcagcctttttttttttttttttctttttttttttttttacaagtcttttcttttgttttcagtttattgGCGTTTATGATAATTCTCAAAGAAAACCAAATTTAAGGAGTGTGAACAGTTATAAGTTAACCTCTGTTAGTGTCATTGTCCTTTCTGTTAgcgtttaatatgatgtcagcccaccctttgcagttaTAATAGCTTTAGGTCTTCTCGTAAGGCTTTTCACAAGGTTTagaagtgtgtttatgggaatttttgaccattcttccagaagcgcatttatgaggtcagacactgatgttggatgagaaggcctggctcacagtctctgctctaattcattccaaaggtgttctatcaggttccACACCAAACGTACTCATGTCTTtatgctttgtgcactggtgcataGTCATGCTTGAACAGAAAGGGGCCATCCGCAAACTTAGCTCACTGGAACTAAGCCAAACTCCTGAAAAACtaccccacaccataattctccctccatcaaactttaaacttgacacaatgcagtcagacaactaccgttctcctggcaactgccaaacccagatttGTAGATCAGAAGCATGAAATGTCACTCCAGCAAACACTCTCCACTGCACtcagtgatgtaaggcttggatgcagctggtCAGCCATTTAAATTCATTCCACGAagttctctacacactgttcttgagctaatctgaaggccacatatagtttggaggtctgtagtgactgactctgcagaaagttggcgacctctgtgcattatgcgcctcagcatccgccAACCcccctctgtgattttacgtggtctaccacttcatggctgagttgttcTCATTCCCAagcgcttccactttgttataatactactaacagctgattgtggaatatttagtagagaggaaatttcatgactggacttgttgcacaggtggcatcctatcacagtaccacactggaagtcactgagctcctgagggggacccattctttcacaaatgtttgtaaaagcagtctgcatgcccaggtgcttggtcttatacatctgtggccatggaagtgattggaacacctgaattcaataatTTGGATAGCTGAGTCAATACTTTAGGCAAAGTAGTGTAGTCAAGTCAGCCAATCCTATgtcagcaactcagtgcatttagtttTGTAGaaatggtcaagatgacctgttgAAGTTCTCTTGGGGAAAATGCCttttgaggtcagaggtcagaggaggatggccagacaacagtaactcaaatgaccacttgttacaaccaaggtatgcacaTGTTGAAAGCTCAAAAGCCCAAAATGGTTTCCTGAACATGacagttcactgtactcaaatggcctccacagttacCAGATCTCAATACAACACagaacctttgggatgtggttaaacaggagagtcacatcatggatgtgcagccaacaaatctgcagcaactgtgtgatgttatcatgtcaatatgaaccaagTGTTTCCAGCACTTCCATGCCCTAGAGAATTAAGGCAGTCCTGAAGACAAAAGACTGGTCCAACTCAACATATGTGTATAACAAAGTGGGCAGTGAAGGTATGTTTAATTTACAGCCTTCATTAATACTTtgagtagtttaaaaaaaaaattgttaaaggAAACTTAACATGAAGAGAATAAAGTCTTAATAGACTGACTTTAAATGCAGTAGTTCTTTCCTATGACAGTGGTTCCCAAATGTTGCATCATTTTGCACAAAGGGGAGTTCAGCTGTgctttaggattttttttttttttatcagccaAACATTATTATTCAAACCACACAAATAGTAATGAATGATATTTCAAGTTACTAtacaaaacacatcaaatggGCTGATTGGTAGTGAGGATAATGTTGGTGAGGAAGTAAAGGAGATTTCTtgtaaaagaacaaacaaacaacaacaacaaaaaaaatgcataaagagaattaaaaaaattgttgGGAGAAATTATGACGAAAACCACCTGACTTCACTGGACTGTGGTTGTCAAACGCCTTCACCCTGaacatgtaattttttttttgggaggagTTCACAAATGCAAACATGCCAAACAAACTAAAGCGGCACCTGAAAACCAAATATCTCTTCTAAGAGAAACTTTGCCTGCTGTAAAACCACTGGCTCTAAATCAAAGAATTCAAGAATGTTTGTTGGACTGTATGAAAGTGTCCAATGACGGGAAGAGGTTATGTGTTAGTGAAACTtacaaccccccccaaaaaaaaaccaaaaaaaaaaactgtcacacCAAAAACTGTCAAACGACGCATACAGGAGTGCTTTGAAATTTTGGCTTCTTTGATGTGCCTTGGcttaaaaaggtttaaaaaccaGGATAAATAACTATAAACTTACAGAAATTAAGCCAAATGAAATAAGTTATGGTAAATATTTCTCATATAATTAGCACATAGAGTGTTCACAAAAACCTTCAGGGAAGGGATTTTAAAATTACTCATACAAGATAAAAGAGTAAATCCTTGCAATAAATTCATCAGCTGTTTATGTCTAAAGTTACTGAAACTATTCCATTAGAACTCATTATAAACCATCtggggtcttttttttaaaaattaaatattggaCATAAAGGTTTAGTAAGTGAAAAGCTTATTGAGGctcgtgtgcatgtgtgtaggtGTACGTCAGCTTAAAGCAAGGATTCATGGAATTCCAGGTGCTTGCAATCTTTGAACATCCTGCTGTTTCCCAGGTGggataatatttaataaatgtgCAAGGTACGTGGAAAAATCCGTGGGAGAATGAATTAGATAAAGAGCTGTGGAGTTAGGGTGTTCATCTGTATATAAAGCTGCCACATACGCCTCTACTGTGTGTAGTTTCAGCAggtacagacacaaacatgaagtaCTTCATTCTCCTTGCGCTGTTTGCTGCAGCATGTAAGTTTTTGCACAGAATTTCTGTATTTGATTTTAATAGAGAGCTTAAGACTGAAAGATACTCTTTTTGTATTGCAGATGCTGCTCCCATTGAGGATGACAAGATTGTCGGAGGCTACGAGTGCACTAAGAACTCTGTGGCCTACCAGGTTTCTCTGAATGTTGGGTACCACTTCTGTGGAGGCTCCCTGATCTCCAGCACCTGGGTCGTGTCTGCTGCTCACTGCTACAAGTCGTAAGTACAGAGAGCAGAATCAAATTAATctaatgaatgaatgtgtgcgGGCCTGTCAGCCTCTATTAAAGGGGATACAAACTGCAGTGTGTCCAGCAAATAGTCGCTTTACTTGAATACGTCCCTCTTCTGGTTCTCTTTGCAGAAGCATCCAGGTGCGTCTTGGTGAGCACAACATTGCTGTCTCCGAGGGAACCGAGCAGTTCATCAGCTCTTCCAAGGTCATCCGTCACCAAAGCTACAACAGCTACAACCTGGATAATGACATCATGCTGATCAAGTTGAGCAAGCCCGCCACCCTGAACAGCTACGTCAAAACTGTGTCCCTGCCCTCCAGCTGTGCCAGTGCTGGCACCCGCTGTCTGATCTCCGGATGGGGCAACACCAGCAGCACTGGAAGTCAGTCAAAGCCTGCAGTCACATgcttagaacaaaaaaaagaggtaaATGTTGATATATAAGCTTTaactcccctcccctcctcccttctAGGCTACTACCCCGACCGTCTGATGTGCCTGGATGCCCCCATCCTGAGTGACACAAGCTGCAGAAACAGCTACCCTGGAGAGATCACCGCCAACATGTTCTGTGCTGGATATCTTGAGGGAGGCAAGGACTCCTGCCAGGTAAGAGCCATCAGTCACCATGACTGCTTCTTGGACAAAGCAAATTTCAGAACACCTCTGCTCACACCTTGACTTGTCTTTTCTCTGCGTCAGGGTGACTCTGGTGGCCCTGTGGTGTGCAACGGCCAGCTGCAGGGTATTGTGTCCTGGGGTTATGGCTGCGCACAGAAGAACAGGCCTGGAGTCTACACCAAGGTCTGCAACTACAACATCTGGATTCGCAACACCATGTCCTCCAACTAAATGGAActaaagtttttaaactgagGTTTCTTGTTAACTATGTATCCagttgcaaataaataaatagccaACATCACTTTCTGTTGTTCCTTGTTTTGTGCTGTTGGATGAAACATAGGTGTGCCAGTGAAGAGAATCACCAGgaaaagaaagcagagaaaTCATAATGTTTCTTTAGAAATTCTTTAAATAATGttcataaatgaaaatgatataAAAGTATTAAGTGTTAAGATTTGACTAAAATCTATTTAACCAATTTACATTTAAGACCTGATTCAAAATTGAATTTAGAAAGTACAATCTGATAGCAAGCTGCATAAGTCAATAACattataaataacaaaaatgttaaCCTTATAAATTGCATTACAATAAGACAGAACAGCTTTACAATTTGACACTCTTGTTCTGTAAGTCTTTGTTTTATGAAtctagaattttttttctttaagcacAAAAAAGCagttataaaaatgaaaaaaaaagtctcagtgGAAGACaagcaaaaaatataaatatcttaAGATAGCCACAGGTAGCACTGTATAAAAACTGCTGcattttttgttattataaTTTTGTACATTACTGTAACATAGAAGTtacatattatattttaatcacatatatattttatatcttaatcacagacagacaaacacacacacatatataattataacctttcaaatttactgtttaaaaaaagtgaaaagaagtaaaatacattattattattttgattaaGATACCAAACTACAGtcatttacttgcattcctaaacagaaaaaaaatgttttaatggttgaatgttatgcttgattaatttctgacttctcagagcaGTCCAGTGTGCTGGTTCAACtttcatataaaaatatgaattcacTTTTGTTATTTGCCTAAAAAGCAACAATatactttttagtttttgacaAATTTGTTAAACAGTGTACCTATCCTTCACTTCTCCTCTTAGTGTAGAGACACTAAGAAAGTATATGATGCAACACAATTATGCAGCATTACAGCCATTAATTCACATCTTTCATAAAGTGTATGCGACTGGTGATATGCAATATAAACTCATAGTAGAAGTGctgaccttcatcaaccagATGGTCAGATAAGAGGGACATCATGTGTCCCTCTTATCTGGACTGTTTTTGGCTGCAGTGCAGCTCAATCCAATGTGAAAATACAATATTTTCCATAATATTTCTATCAACTGTTCTTCCTCCATTTCCTTGTTGTGAAAGtctataaacagaaaaaagttcATAGCAGGGTTTTGGTTTTTACCCCAAGCATTAACCAAGGTTTGGGGAGGATGTGGTGATACCAGTTATGGGTTTACATTACTTATCTGAACCCAGAGGCTGTTAATTCTTCCTCAATCTTGATTGTTAGAAGTTAcgatatattaaaatatttagcaAATCTTTCACAAGAATACAACACTGTACTGACACACAAAGGCAGGGACCACATGTTTATGCTACAGAAAGAAATCTAACCGTAAGGGTAAAGCCAGAGAGCTATATCAAGTGAAAGTTAGCTGTTAACATAGCAAGACAGCTGAGAATACCCTTTGCTAAAATTAAGAATAAATTGAATCAGTTATTTCTCCTAATTATTATCtgtgcatgaaaaataaaataaactttgtttCTAGCTTCAGTTAAAGCAGGGGCTAAATCACTCCATGGTCATGATTAACAAAAAGGTGTTTAGCTTAGCAGACGTAGTAGGTAGATAATACAGAAAGCTGTCCACAAATCTGAACCTAAAAataacagacacacatacatctgaataaaaaagtgacatttaatgtttaagacaaacaatagaacaaaattATATACAACACTGCTGGGTATCCATCCAGGAACTGCTTTTGAAGTGTTATTTCTTTAAATCAGTGGTTCCCAAGGtcaagagcccccccccccctgtgaAAACACTGTCCTGTGAAAGTCTGTCTTCACTCTTATCAAAATCCAAGAGATagtgatgtatttccttgaaaatttgatttaaaaaaaaaaaaaaacacaggctggtggctataaattgctaatactatccagtcatatgtaaagtgctaatgctaatatgtgacccacttgccactgggacacaaacttcaatataagagcagtaaatttagctCAGAGtgatgagtaatatcacaaaccaaccacctcctattaccagttttaattcacatATTTctataaatgaatacatttatagAAATATGTAACTATACATACGTGTGAGTATTTTCTCTTATTACTGCGGCCCCCCTGCAGTACCTTAAGGCTGCGGCCCACACTTTAGGAACCACTGCTTTAAGCAATTCCAATGAACTGAAGCGTGACGTACGACAAGGATGAAAAGCATCTTTTCCAAAAGCTGTGAACAACGATCTCCATTTAACCAAACATGCTTGGCTCAACAGGTGTGAAATGGGTATTTGTCagtttttattgaaaaaaactTTATATGATTATTTCAATCATAGGTTCACAAAATGACATATGGATAAAGCTGATtctcttaaaatgtaaatacaaaatcCCGGCACGTGTTGTTGTTGTGGCCCAAAACAAATTTGTCATCAGGTAACAGCTAGCCTTTAAGCCAAGAAAACAACTGCATGAAATACAGTTTGATACTGAACCAACAGTAAACTATCATTTATGTAGCTCGTCATACTTCTCATTTGACAAATCAAACTTCTGC
This window of the Archocentrus centrarchus isolate MPI-CPG fArcCen1 chromosome 16, fArcCen1, whole genome shotgun sequence genome carries:
- the LOC115793865 gene encoding trypsin-3-like, producing MKYFILLALFAAAYAAPIEDDKIVGGYECTKNSVAYQVSLNVGYHFCGGSLISSTWVVSAAHCYKSSIQVRLGEHNIAVSEGTEQFISSSKVIRHQSYNSYNLDNDIMLIKLSKPATLNSYVKTVSLPSSCASAGTRCLISGWGNTSSTGSYYPDRLMCLDAPILSDTSCRNSYPGEITANMFCAGYLEGGKDSCQGDSGGPVVCNGQLQGIVSWGYGCAQKNRPGVYTKVCNYNIWIRNTMSSN